A single genomic interval of Methylobacterium bullatum harbors:
- the rspR_1 gene encoding HTH-type transcriptional repressor RspR, with protein sequence MPASPTRSESLSDRIADAILSGEFPPGARLDEQVLATRFGVSRTPVRDALRLLNGTGLIDLRPRFGATVRTITPDQLDMLFIAMGEIEATCARLATLSMTPAERAQLRMLHERMGVLAEAGDHDSYVVANQDFHGLLYEGAHNTVVDEIARNLRRRLTPYRRVQFQAPGRLARSHAEHGLVVRAVLARDAAAANSAMLVHMSVVEDAFETLDAESAAARQAAGERARDRLERTSAPVRAGKARLPR encoded by the coding sequence GTGCCTGCGTCCCCGACCCGCTCCGAAAGCCTGTCCGACAGAATCGCCGACGCCATCCTGTCGGGTGAATTCCCGCCGGGCGCCCGGCTGGACGAACAGGTTCTGGCCACGCGCTTCGGCGTTTCGCGCACGCCGGTGCGCGATGCCCTGCGCCTCCTCAACGGCACCGGCCTGATCGACCTGCGCCCCCGCTTCGGCGCCACCGTGCGGACGATCACGCCGGATCAGCTCGACATGCTGTTCATCGCCATGGGCGAGATCGAGGCGACCTGTGCCCGCCTCGCGACCCTGAGCATGACGCCTGCGGAGCGCGCCCAGCTTCGAATGCTGCATGAGCGCATGGGCGTCCTCGCCGAGGCCGGGGACCACGACAGCTACGTCGTCGCCAACCAGGACTTTCACGGGCTCCTCTACGAGGGCGCCCACAATACGGTGGTGGACGAGATCGCCCGCAATCTGCGGCGGCGGCTGACGCCGTACCGCCGCGTCCAGTTCCAGGCACCGGGGCGCCTCGCCCGCTCGCATGCCGAGCACGGCCTCGTCGTCCGTGCCGTCCTCGCGCGGGACGCCGCCGCCGCGAATTCCGCGATGCTCGTCCACATGAGCGTCGTCGAGGACGCCTTCGAGACCCTCGACGCCGAGAGCGCCGCCGCCCGCCAAGCGGCCGGCGAACGGGCGCGGGACCGCCTGGAGCGGACGTCCGCGCCGGTTCGCGCGGGCAAGGCACGCCTGCCGCGCTGA
- a CDS encoding 8-oxoguanine deaminase: protein MSERDAGAHRLWIRNPLAILAAESAGGIVVEGSRIVERVASGGTPAAPVHETFDVSRHVVIPGLVNTHHHFFQTLTRAHPLAINKPLFPWLKALYTVWDKLTPDAFRLATRLAYTELLLSGCTTAGDHHYLFPKGLEASVDIQVEEARSLGIRAFVTRGSMSVSVRDGGLPPDTLVQDDDTILCDSERVLGLFHDTAPGAMVQIGLAPCSPFAVTTRLMRESAALAERHDCRLHTHLGETLDEEAYCLSTFGLRPVDYLEEVGWMGPRAWLAHGIHFNDAEVARLGKAGVGICHCPTSNMTLASGCCRTCDLEAAGSPVGLGVDGSASNDNSNLMEGVRHALMLNRLTYGAEKVTHLDALRWATEGSAACLGRSDIGRIEEGREADLALFTLDELRFSGSHDPLAALVLCGAHRADRVMVAGRWRVIDGHPVGLDTHRLREEHTHLARHLFGTH, encoded by the coding sequence ATGAGCGAACGAGACGCCGGAGCCCACCGCCTCTGGATCAGGAACCCGCTGGCGATCCTCGCGGCGGAATCCGCCGGCGGCATCGTCGTCGAGGGATCGCGCATCGTGGAGCGCGTGGCGTCGGGCGGGACACCGGCGGCGCCTGTGCACGAGACCTTCGACGTCTCGCGCCACGTGGTCATTCCCGGCCTCGTCAACACCCATCACCATTTCTTCCAGACCCTGACGCGCGCCCATCCCCTGGCGATCAACAAGCCGCTGTTTCCCTGGCTGAAGGCGCTCTACACGGTCTGGGACAAGCTCACCCCGGATGCGTTCCGCCTGGCCACCCGGCTGGCCTATACCGAACTCCTGCTGTCGGGCTGCACCACGGCGGGCGACCACCACTACCTGTTCCCCAAGGGGCTCGAGGCCTCCGTCGACATCCAGGTCGAGGAGGCGAGGAGCCTCGGCATCCGCGCCTTCGTCACCCGTGGCTCGATGAGCGTCTCGGTGCGGGACGGCGGCCTGCCGCCGGACACCCTGGTTCAGGACGACGACACCATCCTGTGCGACAGCGAACGGGTGCTCGGCCTGTTCCACGACACCGCGCCCGGCGCGATGGTGCAGATCGGGCTGGCGCCGTGCTCGCCGTTCGCCGTGACGACGCGGCTGATGCGGGAGAGCGCGGCGCTGGCCGAGCGCCACGATTGCCGCCTGCACACCCATCTCGGGGAGACCCTCGACGAGGAGGCCTATTGCCTGTCGACCTTCGGGCTGCGCCCGGTCGACTATTTGGAGGAGGTCGGCTGGATGGGCCCGCGCGCGTGGCTCGCCCACGGCATCCACTTCAACGACGCGGAGGTCGCCCGCCTCGGCAAGGCGGGGGTCGGAATCTGCCACTGCCCGACCTCGAACATGACCCTGGCGTCCGGCTGCTGCCGGACCTGCGACCTCGAGGCGGCAGGCAGCCCCGTCGGCCTCGGCGTCGACGGCTCGGCCTCGAACGACAATTCGAACCTGATGGAGGGCGTCCGCCACGCCCTGATGCTCAATCGCCTCACCTACGGCGCGGAGAAGGTCACCCATCTCGACGCCCTGCGCTGGGCCACCGAGGGCTCCGCCGCCTGTCTCGGGCGCAGCGACATCGGGCGGATCGAGGAAGGCCGCGAGGCCGACCTCGCCCTGTTCACCCTGGACGAACTGCGTTTCTCCGGCAGCCACGACCCATTGGCGGCGCTGGTCCTGTGCGGGGCGCACCGGGCCGACCGGGTGATGGTCGCCGGGCGATGGCGGGTGATCGACGGGCACCCGGTGGGCCTCGACACCCACCGGCTTCGCGAGGAGCATACGCATTTGGCCCGACACCTGTTCGGCACGCATTGA
- the rutB_1 gene encoding Peroxyureidoacrylate/ureidoacrylate amidohydrolase RutB, whose product MPNLLDAQPSPLPFDASSTALLIIDMQRDFLEPGGFGESLGNDVSLLASAVPPTRALLDAARASGLLVVHTREGHRPDLSDAPPAKLERGEPTARIGQPGPMGRILIRGEPGHDIIPALAPREGEPVIDKPGKGAFYATDLADVLAARSIATLLVCGVTTEVCVHTTVREANDRGYRCVVVADACGSYIPEFHAAGLAMIKAQGGIFGWVSDSDSVIAALGRDG is encoded by the coding sequence ATGCCCAACCTCCTCGACGCCCAGCCGTCCCCGCTCCCCTTCGATGCGTCGAGCACCGCCCTTCTCATCATCGACATGCAGCGCGACTTCCTCGAGCCCGGCGGCTTCGGGGAGAGCCTCGGCAACGACGTCTCGCTCCTCGCCTCCGCCGTGCCGCCGACGAGGGCCCTCCTCGACGCGGCCCGCGCGTCCGGGCTCCTGGTCGTGCATACACGGGAGGGCCACCGGCCGGACCTCTCCGATGCGCCGCCGGCCAAGCTTGAGCGGGGCGAGCCCACGGCGCGGATCGGTCAGCCCGGACCGATGGGCCGGATCCTGATCCGGGGCGAACCCGGTCACGACATCATTCCCGCGCTGGCGCCGCGGGAGGGCGAGCCGGTGATCGACAAGCCCGGCAAGGGCGCCTTCTACGCCACCGACCTCGCCGACGTGCTCGCGGCCCGCAGCATCGCGACCCTTCTCGTCTGCGGCGTGACCACCGAGGTCTGCGTGCACACGACGGTGCGCGAGGCCAACGACCGCGGCTATCGCTGCGTCGTCGTCGCCGATGCCTGCGGTTCGTACATCCCCGAGTTCCACGCCGCCGGCCTCGCGATGATCAAGGCGCAGGGCGGCATCTTCGGCTGGGTCTCGGATTCGGACAGCGTCATCGCTGCCCTCGGCCGGGACGGCTGA
- the uao gene encoding Uric acid degradation bifunctional protein, with product MASTLAALNEASDAEFVGALGAVFEHAPWVAEAALPQRPFATVEALFSAMRDAVQGAPEGRRLALLTGHPELAGRAARSGAIASDSIAEQAAAGLDRMSEAEYARFEALNAAYREQFGIPFILCVKRHGRASLLKTFEARLASAPEVERRTAEAEVMRIAAIRLNALVSGPGPLATTGRISTHVLDTVRGKPAAGVAVDLVEFVSATETVVVARAVTNADGRTDMPLIHGRPVPIATYELRFGLGDHFRRVGAGPGPALPEPPFLDIVPLRFGVGDPEGHYHVPLVATPWSYQTYRGS from the coding sequence ATGGCGTCGACACTCGCAGCTCTGAACGAGGCCTCGGACGCGGAATTCGTGGGGGCGCTCGGTGCCGTGTTCGAACACGCGCCCTGGGTTGCCGAGGCGGCCCTGCCGCAGCGGCCCTTCGCCACCGTGGAGGCGCTGTTTTCCGCCATGCGCGATGCGGTCCAGGGCGCGCCGGAGGGGCGGCGTCTCGCCCTGCTCACCGGCCATCCCGAACTCGCCGGGCGCGCCGCCCGATCCGGGGCCATCGCCTCCGATTCCATCGCGGAGCAGGCCGCGGCCGGCCTCGACCGGATGTCGGAGGCGGAGTATGCCCGGTTCGAGGCGCTCAACGCGGCCTACCGCGAACAATTCGGCATCCCCTTCATCCTGTGCGTCAAGCGGCACGGTCGTGCCTCGCTGCTGAAGACCTTCGAGGCGCGGCTGGCATCCGCTCCCGAGGTGGAGCGGCGCACGGCCGAGGCCGAGGTGATGCGGATCGCCGCGATCCGCCTGAACGCCCTGGTGAGTGGCCCCGGTCCGCTCGCCACGACGGGCCGGATCTCCACCCATGTCCTCGACACCGTTCGGGGGAAGCCGGCCGCCGGGGTGGCCGTCGACCTCGTCGAGTTCGTCTCCGCGACGGAGACGGTGGTCGTCGCGCGCGCGGTGACCAACGCGGACGGTCGCACCGACATGCCCCTGATCCATGGTCGCCCCGTGCCGATCGCCACCTACGAACTGCGCTTCGGGCTCGGCGACCACTTCCGGCGGGTCGGAGCGGGTCCTGGCCCCGCTCTCCCCGAACCGCCCTTCCTCGACATCGTGCCCCTGCGCTTCGGGGTGGGCGACCCGGAAGGCCATTATCACGTGCCGCTGGTGGCGACCCCCTGGAGCTACCAGACCTATCGCGGGAGCTGA
- a CDS encoding Purine-binding protein: MRLGGAVLCAMLAAWPALAADKLKVGFVYVGPVADFGYSYQHDLSRKALAEALPDKVETTFLENVPEADSERSIEKLARSGAGLIFTTSFGFMEPTLKVARKFPKVKFEHATGYKRSDNVSTYSARFYEGRYVCGKIAGTLSKSGTVGYIASFPIPEVVSGINAFMLGAQAVNPNIKIKVVWVNTWFDPGKEAEAAKALLAQGADILTQHTDSAAPLQEAEKQGKLAFGQSSDQYRFAPKAQLTSITDDWNGYVIAEAKAVLDGTWKSHDTWGGIKEGMVVLAPFTNMPDDVKAMAEETKQAIADGKIHPFAGPVLKQDGSVAVKEGETAPDPMILGMNWYVKGIDDKLTQ, encoded by the coding sequence ATGAGGCTCGGCGGTGCGGTTCTGTGCGCGATGCTCGCCGCCTGGCCGGCGCTCGCGGCCGACAAGCTGAAGGTCGGCTTCGTCTATGTCGGGCCGGTGGCCGATTTCGGGTATTCCTACCAGCACGACCTCAGCCGCAAGGCCCTGGCGGAGGCCTTGCCCGACAAGGTCGAGACCACCTTCCTCGAGAATGTGCCCGAGGCCGACAGCGAGCGCTCCATCGAGAAGCTCGCCCGGTCCGGCGCCGGCCTGATCTTCACCACCTCCTTCGGCTTCATGGAGCCGACCCTGAAGGTGGCGCGGAAGTTTCCCAAGGTGAAGTTCGAGCACGCCACCGGCTACAAGCGCTCCGACAACGTCTCCACCTATTCCGCCCGCTTCTACGAAGGCCGCTACGTCTGCGGGAAGATCGCCGGCACGCTCTCGAAATCCGGCACGGTGGGCTACATCGCGTCCTTCCCGATCCCGGAAGTCGTCAGCGGCATCAACGCCTTCATGCTCGGGGCGCAGGCGGTCAACCCGAACATCAAGATCAAGGTGGTCTGGGTGAACACCTGGTTCGATCCGGGCAAGGAGGCGGAGGCGGCCAAGGCGCTCCTCGCGCAGGGCGCCGACATCCTGACCCAGCACACCGACTCGGCCGCTCCACTCCAGGAGGCCGAGAAGCAGGGCAAGCTCGCCTTCGGCCAGTCCTCGGACCAGTACCGCTTCGCCCCCAAGGCCCAGCTCACCTCCATCACCGACGACTGGAACGGCTACGTGATCGCGGAGGCCAAGGCGGTCCTCGACGGAACCTGGAAGAGCCACGACACCTGGGGCGGCATCAAGGAGGGCATGGTCGTGCTGGCGCCCTTCACCAACATGCCCGACGACGTGAAGGCCATGGCCGAGGAGACCAAGCAGGCCATCGCCGACGGGAAGATCCACCCCTTTGCGGGGCCGGTGCTGAAGCAGGACGGAAGCGTCGCCGTGAAGGAGGGCGAGACCGCGCCCGACCCGATGATCCTCGGCATGAACTGGTACGTGAAGGGGATCGACGACAAGCTGACCCAATAA
- the xylG gene encoding Xylose import ATP-binding protein XylG codes for MAAAPSPSAPPPRPRQGPTPLFGAYGIVKRFGSFTANDGVDLEIRAGEIHALLGENGAGKSTLMKILYGLLEPTEGVVTHKGDIVQLPNPEAARRLGIGMVFQHFSLCENLTVAENIALVMPKDLSGRALADRIAKLGIDYGLHLEPDRPVWSLSAGERQRIEIVRCLLQDPSLVILDEPTSVLTPGEAEVLFSVLERLRAEGRALLYISHRLDEVRRLCVRATILRGGKVVGACNPQEETARSLAAMMVGSAVREVTGRAGGTVGTERLRLDRLTLPAPGLHATTLRDVSLAVSGGEILGIAGIAGNGQAELFAALSGETRAPDPNSVRIDGTAVGALGINARRRLGAGFVPEERNGHAAAPLMSLSENALLSRYPTAPLTRFGLLRLGAARDLAKRVIEAFDVRKAGPDPAAGTLSGGNLQKFVVGREILAEPGVLVINQPTWGVDAAAAAHIRQAVIDLSARGAAILVISQDLDELFEIAGSIAVLHDGTLSTAVPSGETTREAIGLLMGGSADASAEPQDASKAVTHAH; via the coding sequence ATGGCTGCCGCGCCTTCTCCCTCCGCACCGCCGCCCCGCCCGAGGCAGGGACCGACCCCGCTGTTCGGCGCCTACGGCATCGTCAAGCGCTTCGGCAGTTTCACGGCGAATGACGGCGTCGATCTCGAGATCCGCGCCGGCGAGATCCACGCCCTCCTGGGGGAGAACGGCGCCGGCAAATCGACCCTGATGAAGATCCTCTACGGCCTGCTGGAGCCGACGGAGGGCGTCGTCACGCACAAGGGCGACATCGTCCAGCTGCCCAACCCGGAAGCCGCCCGCCGGCTCGGGATCGGCATGGTCTTCCAGCATTTCTCCCTCTGCGAGAACCTGACGGTGGCCGAGAACATCGCCCTCGTCATGCCCAAGGACCTGTCCGGCCGGGCGCTGGCCGACCGCATCGCCAAGCTCGGCATCGATTACGGCCTTCACCTCGAACCGGATCGTCCGGTCTGGTCGCTCTCGGCGGGCGAGCGCCAGCGCATCGAGATCGTCCGCTGCCTGCTCCAGGACCCGAGCCTCGTCATCCTCGACGAGCCCACCTCGGTGCTCACCCCCGGCGAGGCGGAGGTGCTGTTTTCCGTGCTGGAGCGCCTGCGCGCGGAGGGCCGGGCGCTGCTCTACATCTCGCACCGCCTCGACGAAGTGCGCCGCCTCTGCGTGCGCGCCACCATCCTGCGCGGCGGCAAGGTGGTGGGGGCCTGCAACCCCCAGGAGGAAACGGCCCGCTCGCTCGCCGCCATGATGGTGGGCAGCGCGGTCCGCGAGGTCACGGGGCGCGCGGGCGGGACGGTGGGCACGGAACGCCTGCGCCTCGACCGGCTCACCCTCCCCGCTCCGGGCCTGCACGCCACAACGCTGCGGGACGTCTCCCTCGCCGTCTCCGGGGGCGAGATCCTCGGGATCGCGGGCATCGCCGGCAATGGCCAGGCCGAACTCTTCGCCGCCCTGTCCGGCGAGACCCGCGCGCCGGATCCCAATTCCGTGCGCATCGATGGGACGGCCGTGGGGGCGCTCGGCATCAACGCGCGCCGGCGCCTCGGCGCGGGGTTCGTGCCGGAGGAGCGCAACGGCCACGCGGCGGCCCCGCTCATGAGCCTCTCCGAGAACGCCCTCCTCTCGCGCTACCCGACCGCGCCGCTGACCCGCTTCGGCCTGCTTCGTCTCGGGGCCGCGCGCGATCTCGCCAAACGGGTGATCGAGGCCTTCGACGTGCGCAAGGCCGGGCCCGACCCCGCCGCCGGCACCCTGTCGGGGGGCAACCTCCAGAAATTCGTGGTCGGCCGTGAGATCCTGGCCGAGCCCGGCGTGCTCGTCATCAACCAGCCGACCTGGGGCGTCGATGCGGCGGCGGCCGCCCATATCCGGCAGGCGGTGATCGATCTGTCCGCGCGGGGCGCCGCGATCCTCGTCATCAGCCAGGACCTCGACGAGTTGTTCGAGATCGCCGGCTCCATCGCGGTGCTGCACGACGGGACGCTGTCGACGGCGGTGCCCTCCGGCGAGACGACCCGCGAGGCCATCGGCCTGCTCATGGGCGGATCGGCAGACGCATCGGCCGAACCCCAGGACGCGTCAAAGGCGGTGACCCATGCTCACTGA